One segment of Stenotrophomonas sp. SAU14A_NAIMI4_8 DNA contains the following:
- a CDS encoding squalene/phytoene synthase family protein — MSSTALESFLDKWRSRWPEWSVAAPFVAEPQRDLAVAWFALLQEFDDMLNTSGDPLPADAKLAWWGEELRSWAGQRSRHPLGRLLEPVRAPWAQLAEALPDLVEARTVALDAAGAERALAQYAEAVAAVEAVLFNDTPRKGAGRAVQLQTLAQRLQDAGVAGVPRSLLDEDASTASQRWAQHLLKGWGTRVPGPRPRRIWSSLARARVAAQAAGKPIEATPVRTLLRVWWAARG; from the coding sequence GTGAGCAGTACCGCGCTGGAAAGCTTCCTCGACAAGTGGCGCAGCCGCTGGCCGGAATGGTCGGTGGCCGCACCGTTCGTGGCCGAGCCACAACGTGACCTGGCCGTGGCGTGGTTCGCGCTGCTGCAGGAATTCGATGACATGCTCAACACCAGTGGCGACCCGCTGCCGGCCGACGCCAAGCTGGCGTGGTGGGGCGAAGAGCTGCGCAGCTGGGCCGGGCAGCGCTCGCGCCATCCGCTGGGGCGCCTGCTGGAGCCGGTGCGCGCGCCGTGGGCACAGTTGGCCGAGGCCCTGCCGGACCTGGTCGAGGCACGCACGGTCGCGCTGGACGCCGCCGGCGCCGAGCGCGCGCTGGCCCAGTACGCTGAGGCCGTGGCGGCGGTGGAGGCCGTGCTGTTCAACGACACCCCGCGCAAGGGCGCTGGCCGTGCCGTGCAGCTGCAGACCCTGGCCCAGCGCCTGCAGGACGCTGGCGTGGCCGGTGTGCCGCGCAGCCTGCTGGACGAGGACGCCAGCACGGCCAGCCAGCGCTGGGCGCAGCATCTGCTTAAGGGGTGGGGCACCCGTGTGCCAGGCCCGCGCCCGCGCCGTATCTGGTCCAGCCTGGCCCGCGCCCGCGTGGCCGCGCAGGCCGCAGGCAAGCCGATTGAAGCCACCCCGGTACGCACGCTGCTGCGCGTGTGGTGGGCCGCACGCGGCTGA
- a CDS encoding phosphoglycolate phosphatase, whose translation MSSASFPRAVLFDLDGTLLDSAPDFVATCDAMLAERGRAPVDPAQLRPVVSKGSRAMVGAAFPDLDDAARDALIPEFLQRYEALIGRHAVLFDGVAGMLAALDAAGTVWGIVTNKPEYLARLVLPQQGWQQRCAVLVGGDTLAERKPHPLPLLHAAQAMGVAAEDCVYVGDDERDILAARAAAMPSVAALWGYRLHSDDPLAWQADVLVENAELLQLASLWPTRPAAPVQS comes from the coding sequence ATGAGCAGCGCGTCGTTCCCGCGCGCGGTGCTGTTCGACCTGGACGGCACGCTGCTGGACAGTGCGCCGGACTTCGTCGCCACCTGCGATGCGATGCTGGCCGAACGCGGCCGTGCGCCGGTAGACCCGGCGCAGCTACGCCCGGTGGTGTCCAAGGGGTCGCGCGCCATGGTCGGCGCCGCCTTCCCGGATCTGGACGACGCCGCGCGCGACGCATTGATTCCCGAGTTCCTGCAGCGCTATGAGGCGCTGATCGGCCGGCACGCGGTGCTGTTCGACGGCGTGGCCGGCATGCTGGCCGCGCTGGATGCGGCGGGCACGGTGTGGGGCATCGTCACCAACAAGCCGGAATACCTGGCGCGCCTGGTCCTGCCGCAGCAGGGCTGGCAGCAGCGCTGCGCGGTGCTGGTGGGTGGCGATACGCTGGCCGAACGCAAGCCGCACCCGCTGCCGTTGCTGCATGCCGCGCAGGCCATGGGCGTTGCCGCCGAAGACTGCGTGTACGTGGGCGACGACGAGCGCGACATCCTCGCCGCACGTGCGGCAGCCATGCCGTCGGTGGCGGCGCTGTGGGGCTACCGCCTGCACAGCGACGATCCGCTGGCCTGGCAGGCCGACGTGCTGGTGGAGAACGCCGAACTTCTGCAACTGGCCAGTCTGTGGCCGACCCGGCCGGCAGCCCCGGTCCAGTCGTAA
- the ubiG gene encoding bifunctional 2-polyprenyl-6-hydroxyphenol methylase/3-demethylubiquinol 3-O-methyltransferase UbiG produces MNAPHASSNFDQAELDKFAALANRWWDADGPQKPLHALNPVRLKYVTDRVPLRGARVLDIGCGGGLLSEALAQAGADVTAIDLAPELVKVARLHALESGAKVDYRVQAAEDLAAEQPGSFDVVTCMEMLEHVPDPGAIIEACKRLLKPGGHLFLSTINRTAAAFAVAIVGAEYVARLLPKGTHHYQEFIKPAELARWLREADVQLVDVSGMAYEPWRNHARLSSRTDINYLAYAVKPE; encoded by the coding sequence ATGAACGCCCCGCACGCATCCTCCAATTTCGATCAGGCCGAGCTGGACAAGTTCGCCGCGCTCGCCAACCGCTGGTGGGACGCTGACGGCCCGCAGAAGCCGCTGCACGCGCTCAATCCGGTGCGCCTGAAGTACGTGACCGACCGCGTGCCGCTGCGCGGTGCGCGCGTGCTGGACATCGGCTGCGGTGGCGGCCTGCTGAGCGAGGCGCTGGCCCAGGCCGGCGCTGACGTGACGGCCATCGACCTGGCCCCGGAACTGGTGAAGGTGGCCCGCCTGCACGCGCTGGAAAGTGGCGCGAAGGTGGATTACCGGGTGCAGGCCGCCGAGGACCTGGCCGCCGAACAGCCCGGCAGCTTCGATGTGGTCACCTGCATGGAAATGCTTGAGCACGTGCCGGACCCGGGGGCGATCATCGAAGCCTGCAAGCGTCTGCTGAAGCCGGGCGGCCACCTGTTCCTGTCCACCATCAACCGCACGGCCGCCGCGTTTGCGGTGGCCATTGTCGGCGCCGAGTACGTGGCACGGCTGCTGCCCAAGGGCACCCACCACTACCAGGAATTCATCAAGCCGGCCGAGCTGGCCCGCTGGCTGCGCGAGGCGGATGTGCAGCTGGTGGATGTGAGTGGCATGGCCTACGAGCCGTGGCGCAACCATGCCCGGCTGAGCAGCCGCACCGACATCAACTACCTGGCCTACGCGGTCAAGCCGGAATGA
- a CDS encoding TRZ/ATZ family hydrolase yields MSDSPHLPEACDLLIEAGYVVPIEPHAVVLEDHAVAVRGSEIVAILPRAEARARFRAAQVVSRPDAALMPGLVNAHTHNPMTLLRGVADDLPLMTWLQQHIWPVEAAVIGPEFVADGTTLAIAEMLRGGTTCANENYFFGDVQAAVYKKHGFRALVGAVIIDFPTAWAKTDDEYFAKAGELHDQWRSDPLIGTAFAPHAPYTVNDANFERVRMLSDQLDMQVHLHTHETAQEITDSIKLHGQRPLARLDRLGLVNDRLIAVHMTQLTDAEIHLCAERGVSVVHCPESNLKLASGFCPACALQRAGVNLAIGTDGCASNNDLDMFSENRTAAILAKAVADDATALDAATTLRASTLGGARALGFGERIGSIEVGKQADLVCVDLSALETQPLHNVLSQLVYATGRQQVSDVWIAGKPKLVQRELVGMDLPGIIANARQWRERIRHIRA; encoded by the coding sequence ATGAGCGATAGCCCGCACCTCCCCGAAGCCTGCGACCTGCTCATCGAAGCCGGTTATGTCGTTCCGATCGAGCCGCATGCGGTGGTGCTGGAAGACCATGCCGTGGCCGTGCGTGGCAGCGAAATCGTTGCCATCCTGCCGCGTGCCGAGGCCCGCGCGCGCTTCCGTGCTGCGCAGGTGGTCAGCCGTCCCGACGCGGCGCTGATGCCGGGGCTGGTGAACGCGCACACGCACAATCCGATGACCCTGCTGCGTGGCGTGGCCGACGATCTGCCGTTGATGACCTGGCTGCAGCAGCACATCTGGCCGGTGGAAGCGGCGGTGATCGGGCCCGAATTCGTGGCCGACGGCACCACCCTGGCCATTGCCGAGATGCTGCGCGGCGGCACCACCTGTGCCAACGAAAACTATTTCTTCGGTGACGTGCAGGCCGCGGTCTACAAGAAGCACGGTTTCCGCGCGCTGGTGGGTGCGGTCATCATCGATTTCCCCACCGCCTGGGCCAAGACCGATGACGAATACTTCGCCAAGGCCGGTGAACTGCACGACCAGTGGCGCAGCGACCCGCTGATCGGCACCGCGTTCGCGCCGCATGCGCCGTACACGGTGAACGACGCCAATTTCGAGCGCGTGCGCATGCTGTCCGACCAGTTGGACATGCAGGTGCACCTGCACACCCATGAAACCGCGCAGGAAATCACCGATTCGATCAAGCTGCACGGCCAGCGTCCGCTGGCGCGGCTGGATCGCCTGGGCCTGGTCAACGACCGCCTGATCGCGGTGCACATGACCCAGCTGACCGATGCCGAAATCCACCTGTGCGCCGAACGTGGCGTCAGCGTGGTGCACTGCCCGGAATCGAACCTGAAGCTGGCGTCGGGCTTCTGCCCGGCCTGCGCCCTCCAGCGCGCCGGGGTGAACCTGGCGATCGGCACCGACGGCTGTGCCAGCAACAACGACCTGGACATGTTCAGCGAGAACCGCACCGCGGCCATCCTGGCCAAGGCCGTGGCCGACGATGCCACCGCGCTGGACGCGGCCACCACGCTGCGCGCCTCGACCCTGGGCGGCGCACGCGCGCTGGGCTTCGGCGAGCGCATCGGTTCGATCGAAGTCGGCAAGCAGGCCGACCTGGTCTGCGTCGACCTGTCCGCGCTGGAAACCCAGCCGCTGCACAACGTGCTGTCGCAGCTGGTGTACGCCACCGGCCGCCAGCAGGTCAGCGACGTCTGGATTGCCGGCAAGCCCAAGCTGGTGCAGCGCGAGCTGGTCGGCATGGACCTGCCCGGCATCATCGCCAATGCGCGCCAGTGGCGCGAGCGCATCCGCCATATCCGCGCCTGA
- the efp gene encoding elongation factor P, translating to MATVGMNDVKNGMKILVNNEPAVITDTEYVKPGKGQAFTRVKYRFIRSGRVVELTMKATDDLEVADVVDTDMNYMYSDGEYWHFMDPETFEQVQADKAGMGGAEKWLKGEEACIVTLFNGAPIFVQPPNFVELKITETDPGVRGDTSGGGGKPATLETGAVVRVPLFVNQDEIIKVDTRSGEYSSRVK from the coding sequence ATGGCCACTGTGGGCATGAATGACGTCAAGAACGGGATGAAGATCCTGGTCAACAACGAACCGGCGGTCATCACGGATACCGAGTATGTGAAGCCGGGCAAGGGCCAGGCCTTCACCCGCGTGAAGTACCGCTTCATCCGTTCGGGCCGCGTGGTGGAACTGACCATGAAGGCGACCGACGACCTGGAAGTGGCCGACGTTGTCGACACCGACATGAACTACATGTACAGCGATGGCGAGTACTGGCACTTCATGGACCCGGAAACCTTCGAGCAGGTGCAGGCCGACAAGGCCGGCATGGGCGGCGCCGAAAAGTGGCTGAAGGGCGAAGAAGCCTGCATCGTGACCCTGTTCAACGGCGCGCCGATCTTCGTGCAGCCGCCGAACTTCGTTGAACTGAAGATCACCGAAACCGATCCGGGCGTGCGTGGTGACACCTCGGGCGGCGGCGGCAAGCCGGCCACCCTGGAAACCGGTGCCGTGGTGCGCGTGCCGCTGTTCGTCAACCAGGATGAAATCATCAAGGTTGATACCCGCTCGGGCGAATACTCCTCGCGCGTGAAGTAA
- the epmB gene encoding EF-P beta-lysylation protein EpmB produces the protein MITAGPLSMQLSAFPRPQSPGAPARWQQLWRQALRDPQQLLAQLGLDPAALGVSEAAMAQFALRVPQGFVARMRHGDASDPLLRQVLPIDAEMQVVPGFSFDAVGDGAARKATGVIQKYRGRALLVATGSCAINCRYCFRRHFDYGAENAAKGGWQEAVQAIADDADIDEVILSGGDPLSLATHKLVELTDALRRIPHVRRLRIHTRLPIVLPERVDDELLAWLGSLPWPLAIVVHANHANEFDASVDGAMARLRGTGAQLLNQAVLLRGVNDSVQALQDLSERSFAAGVLPYYLHQLDRVEGVAHFEVDDAQAKALVAGLTARLSGYLVPKLVRELPGDPSKRPV, from the coding sequence ATGATAACCGCAGGCCCCCTCTCCATGCAGCTTTCCGCCTTCCCCCGGCCCCAGTCTCCGGGCGCGCCCGCACGCTGGCAGCAGCTCTGGCGGCAGGCACTGCGTGACCCGCAGCAGCTGCTGGCCCAGCTGGGCCTGGACCCGGCGGCGCTGGGGGTTTCCGAAGCGGCCATGGCGCAGTTCGCGCTGCGCGTGCCGCAGGGGTTCGTCGCCCGCATGCGCCACGGCGATGCCAGCGACCCGCTGCTGCGCCAGGTGCTGCCGATCGATGCGGAAATGCAGGTGGTCCCCGGGTTCAGCTTCGATGCCGTGGGCGATGGCGCGGCCAGGAAGGCCACCGGGGTCATCCAGAAGTACCGTGGCCGTGCCCTGCTGGTGGCCACCGGCAGCTGCGCGATCAACTGCCGCTATTGCTTCCGCCGGCACTTCGACTACGGCGCGGAAAACGCGGCCAAGGGCGGCTGGCAGGAGGCGGTGCAGGCCATTGCCGACGATGCGGACATCGACGAGGTGATCCTGTCCGGCGGCGATCCGCTGTCGCTGGCCACCCACAAGCTGGTGGAACTGACCGACGCGCTGCGGCGGATTCCGCATGTGCGCCGCCTGCGCATCCACACCCGCCTGCCCATCGTGCTGCCCGAGCGCGTGGACGATGAACTGCTGGCCTGGCTGGGCAGCCTGCCCTGGCCGCTGGCGATTGTGGTTCACGCCAACCATGCCAACGAGTTCGATGCCAGCGTCGACGGCGCCATGGCGCGCCTGCGCGGCACCGGCGCGCAGCTGCTGAACCAGGCCGTGCTGCTGCGCGGGGTGAACGACAGCGTGCAGGCCCTGCAGGACCTGAGCGAACGCAGCTTCGCCGCTGGCGTGCTGCCGTACTACCTGCACCAGCTGGACCGGGTGGAAGGCGTGGCCCACTTCGAAGTGGACGATGCGCAGGCCAAGGCGCTGGTGGCCGGCCTGACCGCGCGGCTGTCCGGTTACCTGGTGCCGAAGCTGGTGCGCGAACTGCCCGGCGACCCAAGCAAGCGCCCGGTGTAA
- a CDS encoding EAL domain-containing protein, with the protein MKWLGSGMQARFLLAMGGAMLVVIAILAVVLGRQASMQSEVKSLSGGVIHELFDRSVRSRGEALARELSDSLANPLYYNDLDQVGALVRGTARQPVVRYVLVFDERGRLVHDGSLDVAGFGREMDDPLARGAVKAQTLVVQQSPTVLDNAMPITVGKQRIGGVRVGMALDEVHEREVAANATLGQRLQQVGSRHLGWLLLMLGLLVVIGVVVIMYVQRTLVTPIRELAAAARRIEAGDYQAPLAENTRDDEVGELVRGFARMRDAIARHDREVRHMAYTDALTGLTNRLAFREALDHRLMAARASGHRLGLLFADIDDFKRVNDTLGHEAGDEALLQFAQRISSAVAEAGGDEALLARFGGDEFVILVGDGDVAANARLLAEVLVRELGKPLVVQGRELFLGTSIGVTLFPDDAADATTLLKNGDIAMYQAKMAGKNCFRYYSRAMDHAVERRVHMEQELRGAWERGELRLAYQPIFRMRDRRLVGVEVLLRWQHPTLGTIPPSVFIEVAEQSGLIEIIGPKVLRAACMEASQWPRGAAGDELFVSVNVSPRQLRGGELPALVAQCLHESGLPASRLHLELTETAVIGDEMVAAQLLDKLHRTGVKVWLDDFGTGFSGLSHLRQVPVDGVKIDKSFVADMQRDPDDLALTTAIIAMAHALGITVVAEGIEQEAQFELLAQRGCDLGQGYRLSHPVTATEVVRMIESGL; encoded by the coding sequence ATGAAATGGCTCGGCTCCGGGATGCAGGCCCGATTCCTGCTCGCCATGGGCGGAGCAATGCTGGTGGTGATCGCGATCCTGGCCGTGGTGCTGGGGCGCCAGGCATCGATGCAGAGCGAGGTGAAGAGCCTCAGCGGCGGGGTGATCCACGAGCTGTTCGATCGCAGCGTGCGCAGCCGCGGCGAGGCACTGGCGCGTGAACTGTCCGATTCATTGGCCAACCCGCTGTATTACAACGACCTGGACCAGGTTGGTGCGCTGGTGCGCGGTACGGCGCGGCAGCCGGTGGTGCGCTATGTGCTGGTGTTCGACGAGCGCGGGCGCCTGGTGCACGACGGCTCGCTGGACGTGGCCGGCTTCGGTCGCGAAATGGACGACCCGCTGGCGCGTGGCGCGGTGAAGGCACAGACCCTGGTGGTGCAGCAGTCGCCCACCGTGCTGGACAACGCCATGCCGATCACCGTGGGCAAGCAGCGCATCGGCGGCGTGCGTGTGGGCATGGCGCTGGACGAGGTGCATGAGCGCGAAGTGGCCGCCAACGCCACCCTGGGCCAGCGCCTGCAGCAGGTCGGCAGCCGCCACCTGGGCTGGCTGCTGCTGATGCTGGGCCTGCTGGTGGTGATCGGGGTCGTGGTGATCATGTACGTGCAGCGCACGCTGGTTACGCCGATCCGCGAGCTGGCGGCGGCGGCACGCCGTATCGAAGCCGGCGATTACCAGGCGCCGCTGGCCGAGAACACCCGCGACGACGAGGTGGGTGAGCTGGTGCGTGGTTTCGCCCGCATGCGCGATGCGATTGCCCGCCATGACCGCGAAGTGCGGCACATGGCCTATACCGATGCGCTGACCGGGCTGACCAATCGGCTGGCCTTCCGCGAAGCGCTGGACCACCGCTTGATGGCGGCGCGCGCGTCCGGGCATCGCCTGGGGCTGCTGTTTGCCGACATCGATGACTTCAAGCGGGTGAACGACACCCTGGGCCATGAGGCCGGTGACGAGGCGCTGCTGCAGTTCGCCCAGCGCATTTCCAGCGCGGTGGCCGAAGCCGGCGGTGACGAAGCCTTGCTGGCGCGGTTCGGTGGCGACGAGTTCGTGATCCTGGTCGGCGACGGTGATGTGGCGGCCAATGCCCGCCTGCTGGCCGAAGTGCTGGTGCGCGAGCTGGGCAAGCCGCTGGTGGTGCAGGGGCGCGAGCTGTTCCTGGGCACCTCCATCGGTGTGACCCTGTTCCCCGACGATGCCGCCGATGCCACCACGCTGTTGAAGAACGGCGACATCGCCATGTACCAGGCCAAGATGGCCGGCAAGAACTGCTTCCGTTACTACAGCCGGGCCATGGACCACGCGGTCGAACGCCGCGTGCACATGGAACAGGAACTGCGCGGCGCCTGGGAGCGCGGCGAGCTGCGCCTGGCCTACCAGCCTATCTTCCGCATGCGCGACCGCCGCCTGGTGGGCGTGGAAGTGCTGCTGCGCTGGCAGCACCCCACGCTGGGCACCATTCCGCCGTCGGTGTTCATTGAAGTGGCCGAACAGAGCGGGCTGATCGAGATCATCGGGCCGAAGGTGCTGCGCGCCGCCTGCATGGAGGCCTCGCAGTGGCCACGCGGGGCGGCCGGCGATGAACTGTTCGTATCGGTGAACGTGTCGCCGCGGCAGCTGCGCGGCGGCGAACTGCCCGCCCTGGTGGCGCAGTGCCTGCACGAATCCGGCCTGCCGGCATCACGCCTGCACCTGGAGCTGACCGAAACGGCGGTGATCGGCGATGAAATGGTTGCCGCGCAGTTGCTGGACAAGCTGCACCGCACCGGCGTGAAGGTGTGGCTGGACGATTTCGGTACCGGCTTCTCCGGTCTCAGCCATCTGCGCCAGGTGCCGGTGGACGGGGTGAAGATCGACAAGAGCTTCGTGGCCGACATGCAGCGCGACCCGGATGACCTGGCCCTGACCACGGCGATCATCGCCATGGCCCATGCACTGGGCATCACCGTGGTGGCCGAAGGCATCGAGCAGGAAGCGCAGTTCGAGCTGCTGGCCCAGCGCGGCTGCGACCTGGGCCAGGGCTACCGCTTGAGCCACCCGGTGACCGCCACCGAAGTGGTGCGGATGATCGAATCGGGGTTGTAA
- a CDS encoding phosphate/phosphite/phosphonate ABC transporter substrate-binding protein, which translates to MQGGLLSLAWVLLAGMAHAAPAPDPVLVLGRISDNPKAHYEQLQPLLDYVVARMHDVGIREGRILMARDPQQMASYLRRGRVDWVTETAGTAVALGLRSGAQPLLLTERSGVREYHTVFFVRRDSALQRVEDLRGHRLALQNTASTSAYLVPVMTLLERGVTPQILAGNWDVPGPDAVGYVFARSELNVATFVHKGLADGGAVSSVDWEDEARVPAAFRRDFRVLLRTEPYPRAVEVVRGDLDPRVRERLQQVLLQAASDPRAQVALQRFFGTSGFHRVDAHAQQRLDELKQGLTRVRMEVE; encoded by the coding sequence ATGCAGGGGGGACTGCTGAGCCTGGCCTGGGTGCTGCTGGCCGGGATGGCGCATGCTGCGCCGGCGCCCGACCCGGTGCTGGTGCTGGGGCGGATCAGCGACAACCCGAAGGCGCATTACGAACAGCTGCAACCGTTGCTGGACTATGTGGTGGCCCGCATGCACGACGTGGGCATCCGCGAAGGACGGATCCTGATGGCGCGCGATCCGCAGCAGATGGCCAGCTATCTGCGCCGCGGCCGGGTCGACTGGGTCACGGAAACGGCCGGGACCGCGGTAGCGCTGGGCCTGCGCAGCGGTGCGCAACCGCTGCTGCTGACCGAGCGCAGCGGCGTGCGCGAGTACCACACGGTGTTCTTCGTGCGCCGCGACAGTGCGCTGCAGCGTGTGGAAGACCTGCGCGGGCATCGCCTGGCCCTGCAGAACACCGCGTCCACCAGCGCCTACCTGGTGCCGGTGATGACCCTGCTTGAGCGCGGGGTGACGCCGCAGATCCTGGCCGGCAACTGGGATGTGCCCGGCCCGGACGCGGTGGGCTATGTGTTTGCCCGCAGCGAACTGAACGTGGCGACCTTCGTGCACAAGGGGCTGGCCGACGGCGGTGCGGTCAGCAGCGTGGACTGGGAGGATGAGGCGCGGGTGCCGGCAGCGTTCCGCCGCGACTTCCGCGTACTGCTGCGCACCGAGCCTTACCCGCGCGCGGTGGAGGTGGTGCGTGGCGACCTGGACCCGCGGGTGCGCGAGCGCCTGCAGCAGGTGCTGCTGCAGGCCGCCTCCGATCCACGTGCGCAGGTGGCATTGCAGCGTTTTTTTGGTACTTCCGGGTTCCACCGCGTCGATGCGCATGCGCAGCAGCGGCTGGATGAATTGAAACAAGGGTTGACGCGCGTGCGGATGGAAGTTGAATGA
- a CDS encoding RNA methyltransferase, whose amino-acid sequence MSQFPAATRIRFVLVGTQHPGNMGAAARALKTMGLARLVLVAPEKPLDEEAFRRSAGAEDVLGDAPVVSTLAEAVADCTLVLGCTARARRVQLEEFLPVDAAARAVDKAGQGAEVALVFGRERTGLTNEELQLCHAAVHIPSDPAFSSLNLAAAVQVLAYETRMRLLGQQPVVQAEEGLREQAASHEQLESFFGQLGQTLDEIDFHKGRAPESAMRKLRRLFLRAEPSEQEVRLLRGILADAQRMARLAQPKDAQG is encoded by the coding sequence ATGTCCCAGTTTCCCGCCGCCACCCGCATCCGTTTCGTCCTTGTTGGCACCCAGCACCCCGGCAACATGGGGGCCGCCGCGCGCGCCCTGAAGACCATGGGCCTGGCCCGGCTGGTGCTGGTCGCCCCCGAAAAGCCGCTGGACGAGGAGGCCTTCCGCCGCTCGGCCGGTGCCGAAGACGTGCTGGGTGACGCGCCCGTGGTGTCCACCCTGGCCGAGGCCGTTGCCGACTGCACCCTGGTGCTGGGCTGCACGGCCCGCGCGCGCCGGGTGCAGCTGGAAGAGTTCCTGCCGGTCGATGCCGCCGCCCGTGCGGTGGACAAGGCCGGGCAGGGCGCCGAGGTGGCGCTGGTGTTCGGCCGCGAGCGCACCGGCCTGACCAACGAAGAGCTGCAGCTGTGCCACGCCGCCGTGCATATTCCGTCCGACCCGGCGTTCAGTTCGCTCAACCTGGCCGCAGCGGTGCAGGTGCTGGCCTATGAAACGCGCATGCGCCTGCTGGGCCAGCAGCCGGTGGTACAGGCTGAAGAAGGCCTGCGCGAACAGGCGGCCAGCCATGAACAGCTGGAGAGCTTCTTCGGCCAGTTGGGGCAGACCCTGGATGAGATCGATTTCCACAAGGGGCGGGCGCCCGAATCGGCCATGCGCAAGCTGCGCCGCCTGTTCCTGCGCGCCGAGCCCAGCGAGCAGGAAGTGCGCCTGCTGCGCGGCATCCTGGCCGACGCCCAGCGCATGGCCCGGCTGGCGCAGCCGAAGGATGCGCAGGGCTGA
- a CDS encoding inositol monophosphatase family protein, translating into MQKPAVTVMVKAARLAGNVLLRNINKLEALNVVQKGRMDYASEVDADAEKVIVKELKRAYPDYGIFGEEGGVQGERRQMWVIDPLDGTSNYLRGVPHYCVSIALVENGEPTDAVIFDPLRNELFTASRGAGAVLNDRRIRVADRKDLEGTMIHTGFAPRERSRASAQLKALDALLVHAEDVRRTGSAALDLAYVACGRADAYFEAGVKAWDVAAGLLLVREAGGKVCDFKGATLGRMDNRGPDTHQIVAGNLKVAEALQKVLVNTAYAAEFDAKF; encoded by the coding sequence ATGCAGAAACCCGCCGTCACCGTCATGGTCAAGGCCGCCCGCCTCGCCGGCAACGTCCTGTTGCGCAACATCAACAAGCTCGAGGCGCTGAATGTGGTGCAGAAGGGCCGCATGGACTACGCCAGCGAAGTCGATGCCGATGCGGAAAAGGTGATCGTCAAGGAACTCAAGCGCGCCTACCCCGACTACGGCATCTTCGGTGAAGAAGGTGGCGTGCAGGGCGAGCGTCGCCAGATGTGGGTCATCGACCCGCTCGACGGCACCAGCAACTACCTGCGCGGCGTGCCGCACTACTGCGTGTCCATCGCCTTGGTGGAGAACGGCGAACCGACCGACGCGGTGATCTTCGACCCGCTGCGCAATGAACTGTTCACTGCCAGCCGCGGTGCAGGCGCCGTGCTCAACGACCGCCGCATCCGCGTGGCCGACCGCAAGGACCTGGAAGGCACCATGATCCACACCGGCTTCGCGCCGCGTGAGCGCAGCCGCGCCAGCGCACAGCTGAAGGCGTTGGACGCACTGCTGGTGCATGCCGAAGACGTGCGCCGCACCGGTTCGGCCGCGCTGGACCTGGCCTACGTGGCCTGCGGCCGCGCCGATGCCTACTTCGAAGCCGGCGTGAAGGCCTGGGACGTGGCCGCTGGCCTGCTGCTGGTGCGCGAAGCCGGCGGCAAGGTGTGCGACTTCAAGGGCGCCACCCTGGGCCGCATGGACAACCGCGGCCCGGACACCCACCAGATCGTAGCCGGCAACCTGAAGGTGGCCGAGGCCCTGCAGAAGGTGCTGGTGAACACCGCCTACGCCGCCGAGTTCGACGCGAAGTTCTGA
- the htpX gene encoding protease HtpX, translated as MFTRIALFLATNFAVLILASIVMSLLGVNPSQMSGLLVMAAIFGFGGSFISLLLSKWMAKRSTGAVVITEPRNPTERWLLATVERQAKAAGIGMPEVAVYDGPEINAFATGANRNNALVAVSTGLLHNMSEDEAEAVLGHEIAHVANGDMITMALLQGVLNTFVIVLARVVGGVIDSALSGNREGGGRGFAYYIIVFVLEMVFGLFATMISMWFSRHREFRADAGGASLAGRQKMIAALERLQLNHGQSTLPSQIAAFGIAGSTAKKLFMSHPPLEERIAALRASTVA; from the coding sequence ATGTTCACCCGCATCGCACTCTTTCTAGCCACGAACTTTGCCGTGCTTATCCTGGCCAGCATCGTGATGTCGCTGCTGGGGGTCAATCCCAGCCAGATGAGCGGCCTGCTGGTGATGGCCGCGATCTTCGGCTTCGGCGGCTCCTTCATTTCGCTGCTGCTGTCCAAATGGATGGCCAAGCGCTCCACCGGCGCGGTGGTGATCACCGAGCCGCGCAACCCGACCGAGCGCTGGCTGCTGGCCACCGTTGAACGCCAGGCCAAGGCCGCCGGCATCGGCATGCCGGAAGTGGCCGTGTATGACGGCCCGGAAATCAATGCGTTCGCCACCGGTGCCAACCGCAACAACGCGCTGGTGGCGGTGTCCACCGGTCTGCTGCACAACATGAGCGAAGACGAGGCCGAGGCCGTGCTGGGCCACGAGATCGCCCACGTGGCCAACGGTGACATGATCACCATGGCGCTGCTGCAGGGCGTGCTGAACACCTTCGTGATCGTGCTGGCCCGCGTGGTGGGTGGTGTGATCGACAGCGCGCTGTCGGGCAACCGCGAAGGCGGCGGCCGTGGCTTTGCGTACTACATCATCGTGTTCGTGCTGGAGATGGTGTTTGGCCTGTTCGCCACCATGATCTCGATGTGGTTCTCGCGCCATCGCGAGTTCCGTGCCGACGCTGGTGGTGCATCGCTGGCCGGTCGCCAGAAGATGATTGCCGCGCTGGAACGCCTGCAGCTGAACCATGGCCAGAGCACGCTGCCCAGCCAGATCGCCGCCTTCGGCATTGCCGGCTCGACCGCCAAGAAGCTGTTCATGAGCCACCCGCCGCTGGAAGAGCGCATTGCCGCGCTGCGGGCTTCGACGGTGGCGTAA